One part of the Rutidosis leptorrhynchoides isolate AG116_Rl617_1_P2 chromosome 1, CSIRO_AGI_Rlap_v1, whole genome shotgun sequence genome encodes these proteins:
- the LOC139885648 gene encoding transcription factor MYB61-like — protein MGRHSCCYKQKLRKGLWSPEEDEKLIRHITKYGHGCWSSVPKLAGLERCGKSCRLRWINYLRPDLKRGTFSQQEENLIIELHAVLGNKWSQIAAQLPGRTDNEIKNLWNSSIKKKLRQRGIDPNTHKPISEINDEHKAPSGSNDKNSHSSYTLDEKPQPTTAPSYPLIDNSPRATHEFFFNRFITTHDTATKHPESFHPLNFGQQQPPPPTESTDIFFTDSKISPELLPEYNTSITNTLLATPPRGTDSFNQNTWEISTSNNNNGYQPWGLTDCTKSQSQDNGVEGVQDYMKCYDQYLPFLMGKSSIETKPEVNIGVNNHELYHGQQQSVDTYNKYFQRISTSYGHFT, from the exons ATGGGGAGGCATTCTTGTTGTTATAAACAAAAGCTAAGAAAAGGTCTTTGGTCCCCTGAAGAAGATGAAAAACTCATTAGACACATCACTAAATATGGTCATGGTTGTTGGAGCTCTGTACCTAAACTTGCTGGACTTGAAAGATGTGGCAAAAGTTGCAGGCTTAGATGGATTAATTACTTGAGACCAGATTTAAAAAGAGGCACATTTTCTCAACAAGAAGAAAACCTCATTATTGAATTACATGCAGTTTTAGGCAACAA GTGGTCGCAAATTGCAGCTCAATTGCCAGGAAGAACAGATAACGAAATCAAGAATTTATGGAATTCGTCGATTAAGAAGAAGTTAAGGCAAAGAGGGATTGATCCAAACACTCATAAACCGATTTCAGAGATCAATGATGAACATAAAGCTCCATCTGGTAGTAACGATAAGAATTCGCATAGCTCGTATACTCTTGACGAAAAACCTCAACCCACAACCGCACCATCTTACCCGCTCATCGACAATTCTCCACGTGCCACGCACGAATTTTTCTTTAATAGATTTATCACTACACACGACACCGCAACAAAACACCCCGAATCGTTCCACCCTTTAAACTTTGgccaacaacaaccaccaccaccgacGGAATCAACTGACATTTTCTTTACAGATTCAAAAATATCGCCGGAGTTGTTACCGGAATATAACACGAGTATCACGAATACACTACTCGCTACTCCGCCACGTGGCACCGACAGTTTTAATCAGAATACTTGGGAGATtagtacaagtaataataataatgggtatCAACCATGGGGTTTGACTGATTGCACAAAAAGTCAAAGCCAAGATAATGGTGTTGAAGGTGTACAAGATTATATGAAATGTTATGATCAGTATCTTCCATTTTTGATGGGGAAATCATCAATTGAGACTAAACCTGAAGTGAACATTGGGGTCAACAACCATGAATTGTATCATGGTCAACAACAAAGTGTGGATACATACAACAAGTATTTTCAAAGGATTTCAACAAGCTATGGACACTTTACATAG